One genomic window of Corynebacterium pseudotuberculosis includes the following:
- the mca gene encoding mycothiol conjugate amidase Mca encodes MRRLRLLAIHAHPDDEASKGAATMAKYAAEGCDVLVLTCTGGERGDILNPAMDKPGILENMAQVRRQEMAESIRALGAQHRWLGYVDSGLPEGDPLPALPPGCFALADTEEATDKVVAVIREFQPHVIITYDENGGYPHPDHLKVHEVSMRAWDLSGQASYKPELGAAWNPLKLYYTHGFIRQRMQMFHNLLIQEGKESPYVDMLERWQVHRADIMARVTTQIRCDDYFEHRDAALRAHATQIDPAGAFFGTPVADQRRLWPTEEFELARTRVTTAIPEDDLFAGIDASYKKIERV; translated from the coding sequence ATGCGTAGGCTAAGACTCCTTGCCATACATGCTCATCCTGATGATGAGGCCAGCAAAGGTGCTGCGACAATGGCAAAGTACGCCGCTGAGGGGTGCGACGTACTCGTTTTAACCTGCACTGGTGGTGAGAGGGGAGACATCCTCAATCCAGCTATGGACAAGCCAGGAATCTTAGAAAATATGGCGCAGGTGCGCAGACAGGAGATGGCTGAGTCGATTCGCGCCTTAGGCGCTCAACACCGTTGGTTGGGCTATGTGGACTCAGGTTTGCCGGAGGGAGACCCACTGCCTGCACTGCCGCCAGGCTGCTTTGCTCTTGCTGATACCGAGGAAGCAACAGATAAGGTTGTTGCGGTGATTCGAGAATTCCAGCCGCACGTGATCATTACTTATGATGAAAATGGCGGTTATCCTCATCCAGATCATCTCAAAGTCCATGAAGTATCTATGCGTGCATGGGATCTTTCAGGGCAAGCTTCCTATAAGCCGGAGCTTGGGGCGGCGTGGAATCCGCTCAAGCTGTATTACACGCACGGCTTTATCCGTCAACGCATGCAGATGTTTCACAATTTGCTGATTCAGGAGGGGAAAGAAAGTCCGTATGTGGATATGCTCGAGCGATGGCAGGTTCATCGGGCGGACATTATGGCGCGAGTAACCACTCAAATTCGATGCGACGATTATTTTGAGCATCGCGATGCGGCCCTGCGCGCGCATGCTACGCAGATCGACCCCGCAGGGGCTTTCTTTGGCACTCCGGTGGCAGATCAGCGGCGTTTATGGCCTACGGAGGAATTTGAGTTGGCAAGGACACGAGTGACCACTGCTATCCCAGAGGATGATCTTTTCGCTGGAATCGACGCGTCATATAAAAAGATTGAGCGTGTTTAA
- a CDS encoding DUF4307 domain-containing protein, which produces MKPHEWASSSSSNISRTRYSAPQKTSNLSGKLLAVLILVIVAAIAVALIKFVQKDRQTKISGQIANVMQVDDNNFKLTVDVTRDNTSVDHYCIVTALDYEMAEVGRREFFLPSGGDKTQRIEVPIKTSKGAVSGNLYGCSGSIPFYLHRS; this is translated from the coding sequence ATGAAACCGCACGAGTGGGCGTCGTCAAGCAGCAGCAATATCTCACGCACGCGTTACTCGGCCCCACAAAAAACATCTAACTTAAGTGGGAAGCTCCTCGCAGTTCTGATCCTTGTTATTGTCGCTGCAATCGCCGTGGCGCTGATTAAGTTTGTGCAGAAAGATCGCCAGACAAAGATTTCTGGGCAGATCGCCAATGTTATGCAGGTTGATGACAACAATTTTAAGCTCACTGTCGACGTCACTAGGGACAATACGTCTGTTGATCACTATTGCATTGTCACCGCTTTGGACTACGAGATGGCTGAGGTTGGGCGTCGCGAGTTCTTCTTGCCCAGCGGAGGCGATAAAACCCAGCGCATCGAAGTTCCCATCAAGACTTCCAAGGGCGCCGTATCCGGCAACCTCTATGGCTGTAGCGGCTCTATCCCTTTCTACCTGCACCGTAGCTAA
- the greA gene encoding transcription elongation factor GreA, with protein MAENQKQYITPETKAKLEEELNALIAHRPEVAAEINERREEGDLKENAGYDAAREMQDQEEARIKQISEILANSTTERVGIVEGVAHIGSVVHVYYNGDKNDKETFLIGTRAAASDNKDLETFSEQSPLGAAVIGAKEGETREYTAPNGKTITVTVVTAEPYDSTKAATMRKN; from the coding sequence ATGGCCGAAAACCAAAAGCAGTACATCACCCCGGAAACCAAGGCTAAGCTCGAAGAAGAGCTCAATGCACTTATTGCACACCGCCCCGAGGTCGCAGCTGAGATCAACGAGCGTCGCGAGGAAGGCGACCTGAAAGAAAACGCTGGCTACGACGCTGCGCGCGAAATGCAGGATCAAGAAGAAGCCCGCATCAAGCAGATCTCCGAGATCCTCGCCAACTCCACCACGGAGCGCGTAGGAATCGTGGAAGGTGTTGCTCATATTGGTTCCGTTGTTCACGTCTACTACAACGGCGATAAGAACGATAAGGAGACCTTCCTCATCGGTACTCGTGCGGCAGCCTCCGATAATAAGGATCTCGAGACCTTCTCCGAGCAGTCCCCCCTCGGAGCTGCGGTTATCGGCGCTAAGGAAGGCGAGACGCGCGAATATACTGCACCTAATGGCAAAACCATCACGGTGACCGTGGTTACTGCAGAGCCTTATGACTCCACCAAGGCCGCTACAATGCGCAAAAACTAA
- a CDS encoding Bax inhibitor-1/YccA family protein: protein MRSSNPVLNSLTGSRQRQTQAGYQQQIDNPYGGYGYNQLEAQVSDRPMTVDDVVSKTGITLGVIIAFAIINFGIAQVNPGITLMLTGLGAIGGLITVLISSFGRKFGSAPITLAYAAFEGLFVGGISLVLSGWLVGGQNAGTLIGQAILGTVGVFLGMLYVYKTGAVKVTPKFNRILTSCIIGVLVLVVGNLVLGFFGVNLGLYNGGPIAIIFSLVCIGLAAMSFLQDFDIADRLIHQGAPSKNAWGVALGLAVTLVWLYTEILRLLSYFNQR from the coding sequence ATGCGCAGTAGCAATCCGGTCTTAAATTCTCTGACGGGTTCCCGCCAACGACAGACCCAGGCGGGCTACCAGCAGCAGATTGATAATCCCTACGGGGGATATGGTTACAACCAACTCGAGGCACAGGTCAGCGACCGTCCTATGACGGTAGACGATGTGGTTTCCAAGACTGGAATCACTCTCGGAGTGATCATCGCCTTTGCGATCATTAACTTTGGAATCGCACAGGTAAACCCAGGAATCACGTTGATGTTGACGGGACTTGGCGCTATTGGTGGGTTGATTACTGTCCTGATCTCTTCCTTCGGCCGTAAGTTTGGTTCTGCTCCCATTACCTTGGCTTATGCAGCATTCGAGGGGCTGTTCGTAGGCGGCATTTCACTTGTTTTGTCTGGTTGGCTTGTCGGCGGGCAGAACGCTGGAACCTTGATTGGTCAGGCAATTCTGGGCACTGTTGGTGTTTTTCTAGGAATGCTTTACGTATACAAGACAGGCGCAGTGAAGGTTACTCCTAAGTTCAACCGGATTCTGACCTCCTGCATTATCGGTGTTCTTGTCCTTGTAGTAGGCAATTTGGTGCTGGGCTTCTTTGGAGTGAACCTGGGACTTTATAATGGCGGTCCTATAGCCATTATCTTCTCGCTTGTATGCATCGGTTTAGCAGCAATGAGCTTTTTGCAGGATTTTGATATTGCTGATCGTCTCATCCACCAAGGTGCTCCCTCTAAGAACGCGTGGGGTGTAGCACTTGGTTTGGCCGTAACGCTTGTCTGGCTGTACACGGAGATTCTTCGCCTCCTGAGCTACTTCAACCAGAGGTAG
- a CDS encoding AraC family transcriptional regulator: MSHAAERVGVTSHTSKFGSTVLLWCDQGTATVNAPDRVVAVMAGDIVVAPVGAFVSGHGVVLPITFPGFHFQGNTRRLHLGSRWSHRMVYEFARSLMGEENLSPEIASLFSERACPPPAPQTGAAKMVAQLLVANPADQTSLVSFAKRFHVSSRTLQRQFLQGTGFTFSEWRAAHRVSVAATLLPHDFTISVVANLVGFSATSSLTRAFRRHTGLTPSAFTGSATGMGSVGEPPHIPATTTFARAEQDLALWIYKGTATVTTPGYCRFVGMGETVTIPSGTHTRVDVAAGSIALPIPLAHANDGLTLMDALKHCSNPATAAELRPLAASERVAAEKLLIPSS, from the coding sequence ATGTCACATGCAGCAGAAAGGGTTGGCGTGACTTCCCATACTTCTAAGTTCGGTAGCACGGTATTACTTTGGTGCGATCAGGGCACTGCGACTGTCAACGCACCGGATCGAGTGGTTGCAGTGATGGCAGGGGATATAGTGGTGGCTCCGGTAGGAGCTTTTGTCTCTGGGCATGGAGTAGTACTGCCGATCACTTTTCCAGGTTTTCATTTTCAGGGAAACACGAGGCGTTTGCATCTAGGTTCCCGTTGGTCCCATCGCATGGTTTATGAATTTGCGCGAAGCTTAATGGGGGAGGAGAACCTATCTCCAGAAATAGCAAGCCTTTTTAGTGAACGTGCATGCCCACCACCGGCGCCGCAGACTGGCGCTGCAAAAATGGTTGCTCAATTGCTAGTGGCTAACCCTGCGGATCAAACATCACTTGTTTCATTTGCTAAGCGTTTCCACGTGAGCTCGCGGACACTGCAGCGTCAATTCTTGCAAGGAACTGGCTTTACTTTTAGTGAATGGCGCGCGGCTCATCGAGTGTCTGTTGCAGCTACTCTTCTCCCTCATGATTTTACGATCTCAGTGGTAGCAAATCTGGTTGGGTTTAGCGCTACCTCGTCGTTAACGCGGGCGTTTAGAAGACATACTGGGCTGACCCCGTCTGCTTTTACCGGTAGCGCAACGGGGATGGGAAGCGTAGGGGAGCCGCCACATATTCCTGCGACAACAACCTTTGCCCGAGCTGAGCAGGACCTAGCATTGTGGATCTATAAAGGAACCGCCACTGTGACTACTCCTGGATATTGTCGTTTTGTGGGCATGGGGGAAACCGTGACTATTCCCTCCGGCACGCATACCCGAGTTGATGTCGCGGCAGGCTCTATAGCTCTTCCGATCCCGTTGGCGCATGCAAATGACGGACTCACCCTTATGGATGCGCTAAAGCATTGCTCAAATCCAGCAACTGCGGCGGAATTGCGTCCACTTGCTGCAAGTGAGAGGGTCGCTGCAGAAAAACTTTTAATCCCTAGCTCCTAA
- a CDS encoding Ppx/GppA phosphatase family protein, whose translation MTRFAAVDCGTNSIRLLISEVHDGVTTEVCRLMEIVRLGQGVDATGELAPDSIERARLALKRYVELMQEHGVQAVRMVATSATRDARNKDEFFAMTGSLLGRIAPGVKAEVISGEEEASLSFRGAVADLGGEPGPLCVIDLGGGSTEFIVGELSGEVYGSHSAHMGCVRLTERIMRTDPPTATEIEIARDYVAERIAQVEKIVPIERTSTVVCCAGTFTTLAAMALGLENYDPAAIHDSRLRLDALQVITAQLIAETSAQRAAHPVMHPGRADVIAGGAVVVEGIVDMIRRKTNADRIVISEKDILDGIIAGLAESYEQAPPV comes from the coding sequence GTGACCAGGTTTGCTGCCGTTGATTGCGGTACAAACTCAATCAGGCTGTTGATCAGCGAGGTGCATGACGGTGTTACCACCGAGGTCTGTCGATTGATGGAAATCGTGCGCCTAGGACAAGGCGTCGATGCCACTGGCGAATTAGCTCCGGATTCAATAGAACGCGCCCGGTTGGCGCTTAAACGATACGTAGAGCTCATGCAAGAACATGGTGTACAAGCCGTGCGCATGGTAGCTACCTCTGCCACTCGTGATGCCCGAAATAAAGATGAATTCTTTGCTATGACTGGAAGTCTTCTGGGGCGTATCGCTCCTGGGGTGAAGGCTGAAGTAATTAGTGGGGAGGAAGAAGCCTCCTTGTCTTTCCGCGGGGCAGTCGCGGATCTAGGCGGTGAGCCAGGGCCATTGTGTGTGATTGATCTAGGGGGAGGCTCTACCGAATTTATCGTAGGAGAGTTGAGTGGCGAGGTTTATGGCTCTCATTCTGCTCACATGGGTTGTGTGCGGCTTACGGAGCGCATTATGCGGACGGATCCTCCTACGGCCACGGAGATAGAAATAGCTCGCGATTATGTGGCTGAACGTATCGCACAGGTAGAGAAAATCGTCCCTATAGAAAGAACTTCTACGGTTGTATGCTGTGCGGGAACATTCACCACACTTGCTGCAATGGCGTTGGGGCTAGAGAATTATGATCCCGCGGCTATCCATGACTCTCGCCTGCGTTTGGACGCACTCCAGGTGATAACGGCTCAGTTGATTGCTGAGACGTCTGCGCAACGAGCAGCGCACCCCGTGATGCATCCTGGACGTGCGGATGTGATCGCAGGCGGCGCTGTAGTGGTGGAAGGCATCGTAGATATGATTCGCCGCAAGACAAACGCGGATCGAATTGTTATTTCTGAAAAAGATATTCTGGATGGCATTATCGCTGGATTGGCGGAGTCATATGAGCAGGCGCCCCCGGTGTGA
- a CDS encoding DUF501 domain-containing protein, which produces MSVSQADLSVVAEQLGRMPRGVIEISYHTPDGVPGVVMTTPKLDDGTPFPTLYYLTEPRLTAEASRLEVAHVMKWMTDRLENDEELRADYLKAHEHFLAKRNAIEDLGTEFSGGGMPDRVKCLHVLIAYALAEGPEHFRLGTEAVAMAAEHAGLRGSAIPEEWPTCSELGIDLSDFDFSHADVPGGAQ; this is translated from the coding sequence ATGAGTGTTTCCCAAGCCGATCTTTCCGTAGTGGCCGAGCAATTGGGCCGTATGCCGCGTGGGGTGATAGAGATTTCTTATCACACGCCCGATGGGGTTCCTGGGGTAGTAATGACTACACCTAAGCTTGACGACGGTACCCCGTTTCCTACTCTCTACTACTTGACAGAGCCGCGCCTTACCGCAGAAGCCTCCCGTCTAGAGGTTGCTCATGTAATGAAGTGGATGACTGATCGCCTGGAAAACGATGAGGAATTACGTGCTGATTACCTCAAGGCGCATGAGCATTTCTTGGCTAAAAGAAATGCGATTGAAGATTTGGGTACAGAATTCTCCGGTGGGGGCATGCCTGATCGGGTGAAATGCCTGCACGTTCTTATTGCTTATGCATTGGCGGAGGGGCCAGAACATTTTAGGCTAGGCACTGAGGCTGTAGCTATGGCCGCTGAGCATGCTGGCTTACGCGGAAGCGCCATTCCAGAGGAATGGCCTACCTGTTCCGAATTGGGGATCGACCTTTCGGACTTTGACTTCAGCCATGCAGATGTTCCTGGAGGGGCTCAGTGA
- a CDS encoding septum formation initiator family protein — MMIKKKRAVPVVNRPERTRGFKLPRKRIRLHARGLVIVGIVVVILVVMIFRPLHTYMVQRADIARLTSSIEQKQQKKDDLLSELDKYKSDAYIREQARTRLGVIARGERAYRVLTPELEAKDPIGGGENTRHDDSRPWFEKLWDSVSIPEPSAEENGGSEGPKMHLPIIPTEAPPPPVAP; from the coding sequence ATGATGATCAAGAAAAAGCGTGCGGTTCCTGTAGTGAATCGTCCTGAGCGAACACGCGGTTTTAAGCTGCCACGCAAGCGTATTCGTCTGCACGCCAGGGGGTTGGTCATTGTGGGGATAGTGGTAGTGATCCTCGTCGTAATGATTTTTAGACCTCTTCACACCTACATGGTGCAAAGGGCAGACATTGCGCGCCTTACATCTTCCATTGAGCAGAAACAGCAGAAGAAAGACGATCTGCTCTCAGAGCTAGACAAATACAAGTCTGATGCTTACATAAGGGAACAAGCGCGTACACGACTTGGAGTGATTGCTCGCGGGGAACGCGCATATCGAGTTTTGACTCCGGAATTGGAAGCTAAGGACCCCATAGGCGGTGGGGAAAACACGCGTCATGATGATTCCCGTCCGTGGTTTGAAAAACTCTGGGACTCTGTGAGCATCCCGGAGCCTTCCGCTGAAGAGAACGGGGGATCAGAAGGGCCAAAAATGCATCTTCCGATCATTCCTACGGAGGCTCCGCCACCACCCGTTGCACCCTAA
- the eno gene encoding phosphopyruvate hydratase yields the protein MADIMHVFAREILDSRGNPTVEAEVFLDDGAHGIAGVPSGASTGIHEAHELRDGGDRYLGKGVLNAVNNINEEIADAVAGAEADDQRLIDQAMIALDGTENKSRLGANAILGVSMAVAKAAAESAGLPLYRYIGGPNAHLLPVPMMNIVNGGAHADSGVDVQEFMIAPIGAESFSEALRMGAEVYHSLKSVIKSKGLSTGLGDEGGFAPSVESTKAALDLIVEAIEKAGMKPGTDIALALDVASSEFFKDGKYHFEGGEHTAEEMAKVYADLIEQYPIVSIEDPLQEDDWEGYTNLTAAIGDKVQIVGDDFFVTNPVRLQEGIDKKAANALLVKVNQIGTLTETFDAVDLAHRNGYRTMMSHRSGETEDTTIADLSVALGCGQIKTGAPARSERVAKYNQLLRIEQELGDAAVYAGRSAFPRFRN from the coding sequence GTGGCTGACATTATGCACGTTTTCGCACGTGAGATTCTCGATTCTCGTGGTAATCCCACCGTCGAGGCAGAGGTTTTCCTTGATGACGGTGCTCATGGCATCGCTGGTGTCCCCTCGGGTGCCTCCACGGGAATCCATGAGGCGCACGAGCTTCGTGATGGCGGCGACCGTTACTTAGGCAAAGGCGTTCTCAATGCCGTAAACAATATCAACGAGGAAATCGCTGACGCTGTTGCCGGCGCAGAGGCTGACGATCAGCGCCTTATCGATCAAGCCATGATCGCCCTGGATGGAACTGAGAACAAGTCGCGTCTTGGCGCTAATGCCATCTTGGGTGTGTCCATGGCAGTGGCTAAAGCTGCTGCTGAGTCTGCAGGCCTTCCGCTTTATCGCTATATCGGTGGCCCAAATGCGCACCTTCTTCCTGTTCCGATGATGAACATTGTCAACGGTGGCGCGCATGCTGACTCAGGTGTCGATGTTCAGGAGTTTATGATCGCTCCCATCGGTGCGGAGAGCTTCTCCGAGGCGCTGCGCATGGGTGCTGAGGTTTATCACTCGCTTAAATCTGTGATCAAGTCTAAGGGGCTATCTACCGGACTTGGTGATGAAGGCGGTTTCGCGCCTTCCGTAGAGTCCACCAAGGCTGCTCTGGATCTTATCGTTGAGGCAATCGAAAAAGCCGGCATGAAACCAGGTACGGATATTGCCCTGGCATTGGACGTGGCTTCCTCTGAGTTCTTCAAAGATGGCAAGTACCACTTTGAGGGTGGCGAGCACACCGCTGAAGAGATGGCAAAGGTTTACGCTGACCTCATCGAGCAGTATCCGATTGTGTCCATCGAGGATCCGCTGCAAGAGGACGATTGGGAGGGGTACACCAATCTCACGGCAGCTATTGGAGACAAGGTCCAAATCGTCGGCGATGATTTCTTTGTAACCAACCCTGTCCGTCTGCAGGAAGGCATCGATAAGAAGGCTGCCAATGCGCTTTTGGTAAAGGTCAACCAGATCGGCACCTTGACGGAGACCTTCGACGCCGTCGATCTTGCTCACCGCAATGGCTACCGCACAATGATGTCTCACCGCTCCGGTGAAACCGAAGATACTACGATTGCCGATCTTTCGGTTGCCCTCGGATGTGGTCAAATTAAGACCGGAGCACCCGCTCGCTCCGAACGTGTGGCAAAATATAATCAGCTGCTGCGAATTGAGCAGGAGCTAGGAGACGCTGCTGTATATGCGGGTCGCTCTGCATTCCCGCGTTTCCGGAATTAA
- a CDS encoding lytic transglycosylase domain-containing protein, with product MSSGVRRAAGCGMGIVLSVILVISLVGWAISFLDGESPVRQLQEVPTSVPPARAAEVPRIDIHAPGRTSDKLAFWADPIAADTSISSAAIRAYGNAELIAAESWPSCHLSWGTLAGLGYVETRHGTYSGHLFESREIDSNGFVLPPIIGVPLDGSSGLAKVLDTDNGVLDGDTVYDRAVGPMQFIPETWKKYGRDANGDGIADPNQIDDAALTAANMLCDGRDLATKEGWTSALHAYNMSNDYLVKVRNAAASYALRQPAV from the coding sequence ATGAGTTCAGGAGTTCGCCGCGCAGCAGGATGTGGAATGGGGATTGTGTTGTCGGTGATTCTTGTCATTTCTCTCGTGGGGTGGGCAATTTCTTTCCTTGATGGTGAATCCCCCGTGCGTCAATTGCAGGAGGTTCCAACTTCAGTGCCTCCAGCTAGGGCTGCGGAAGTGCCTCGGATAGATATTCATGCTCCGGGGAGAACATCTGACAAACTTGCGTTTTGGGCAGACCCTATTGCAGCAGATACGTCTATAAGCTCTGCTGCAATACGTGCCTACGGCAATGCGGAACTCATTGCTGCAGAATCTTGGCCGAGCTGTCATTTGAGTTGGGGGACGCTTGCTGGGTTGGGGTATGTGGAAACCCGGCACGGAACATATTCTGGTCACTTGTTTGAAAGCCGTGAAATAGATTCCAACGGTTTTGTTTTGCCTCCGATTATCGGGGTTCCGCTTGATGGCTCATCTGGGCTTGCTAAGGTTCTGGACACGGATAACGGGGTTCTTGATGGGGACACCGTATACGATCGGGCTGTTGGTCCAATGCAGTTCATTCCTGAAACATGGAAGAAGTATGGGCGTGATGCCAATGGCGATGGGATAGCAGACCCCAATCAAATCGATGACGCGGCGTTAACTGCTGCGAATATGCTATGTGATGGTCGCGATTTGGCCACTAAAGAAGGGTGGACCTCGGCGCTACATGCATACAATATGTCTAATGACTACTTAGTTAAAGTGCGGAATGCTGCTGCTTCCTATGCGCTGCGTCAGCCAGCTGTGTAA
- a CDS encoding MazG nucleotide pyrophosphohydrolase domain-containing protein — MKMKVLLLDPRWPTMVPVEILNKVSGKIIFTGEVPGPVRDILSGFIQVESEKIIVSTNELDSIVVKAIERGAHVFEVDSRRDPVGQARAVMSRALCRGAWEQAQSHSSLIPYLEEECAEVIQAIREGASDEELIGELGDVLLQVLFHAEIAARRGSFSFDDVAASFVKKMKKRQPYLFDGSVGVVPVAEQERLWVVGKMEEGGGD, encoded by the coding sequence ATGAAGATGAAGGTTCTTCTCCTAGACCCGCGCTGGCCCACAATGGTTCCTGTAGAAATACTAAATAAAGTCTCAGGAAAAATCATATTCACAGGTGAGGTTCCGGGACCGGTACGGGATATTCTTTCTGGATTTATCCAGGTAGAGTCCGAAAAAATTATTGTGAGCACTAATGAACTGGATTCTATTGTTGTTAAGGCAATCGAGCGTGGTGCGCATGTGTTTGAGGTTGACTCGAGACGGGATCCTGTGGGACAAGCAAGGGCTGTGATGTCTCGGGCGCTATGTCGTGGAGCCTGGGAGCAGGCACAGAGTCATTCTTCCCTTATTCCTTATCTTGAGGAGGAATGTGCTGAGGTGATCCAGGCTATTCGCGAGGGTGCTTCGGATGAGGAGCTGATAGGGGAGCTTGGTGACGTACTGCTGCAGGTGTTGTTCCATGCTGAGATAGCGGCTAGGCGAGGTTCCTTTAGCTTTGACGACGTTGCGGCCAGCTTTGTTAAAAAGATGAAAAAACGCCAACCTTACCTTTTTGATGGCTCCGTGGGGGTGGTGCCTGTGGCTGAGCAAGAACGATTGTGGGTTGTGGGGAAGATGGAAGAGGGAGGGGGAGATTAG
- a CDS encoding amino acid permease yields the protein MTLAASSADKKSQHTVRIWTLIGLIIGSTVGSGIFSLPQNIASVAAPGAMFIGWVIAGVGMLSVAFVFQILAHRKPHLDSGVYSYVRAGLGDFIGFTSGWGYWLGSVIAQVGYATLFFSTLGHYIPLFNTEHRLASAIAVSLMTWLIFAVLSLGIKQAAFMNAVTTVAKLLPILAFIVLVLFLGFSWDKFTFDFWGGSTGSSVFEQVQGIMLFTVWVFIGVEGASVYSKQARTRADVGRATVFGFFTVLLLLVTVATLSYGVLTREELAALPNNSMAYVLEAVVGPWGAGLVSIGLCLSVLGAYVSWQMLCAEPVAMMAFDGLLPRQLGKINTSGAPWVAQLISTIVIQIWVIVFFINQTTYVSMVQLATVLYLVPYVFSAFYLILLATRGKGISHPAAGARFDDSGPEVSGKENRRHLAVALLAFVYSLWLFYAADLKYVLFGALAVLPGLIPYVGTRLYKKEQVFNAFEWIVVALIACAGCYGIYGISTGTMSL from the coding sequence ATGACCCTTGCAGCCTCCAGCGCTGACAAGAAATCACAGCACACGGTTCGCATCTGGACACTCATCGGCCTGATCATCGGGTCAACTGTCGGCTCAGGGATTTTTTCCTTGCCGCAAAATATTGCATCAGTAGCCGCGCCGGGAGCGATGTTTATCGGATGGGTCATTGCGGGTGTAGGCATGCTGTCAGTGGCCTTTGTTTTCCAGATACTTGCGCATCGTAAACCGCATCTTGACTCCGGCGTTTATTCCTATGTACGCGCAGGATTAGGCGATTTCATCGGCTTCACTTCAGGATGGGGTTATTGGCTGGGCAGCGTGATTGCACAGGTTGGTTACGCCACTTTGTTCTTTTCCACATTAGGGCACTACATCCCGCTTTTTAACACCGAGCATCGCCTGGCGTCCGCCATTGCTGTGTCTTTGATGACGTGGCTCATTTTTGCCGTTTTGTCTCTAGGAATTAAGCAAGCTGCCTTTATGAATGCGGTCACTACGGTAGCCAAGTTGCTCCCGATCTTAGCCTTCATAGTATTGGTATTATTCCTAGGCTTCAGCTGGGATAAATTCACCTTTGATTTCTGGGGTGGCTCCACCGGTTCCTCTGTTTTTGAGCAGGTCCAAGGCATCATGCTTTTCACCGTATGGGTATTCATCGGTGTAGAAGGAGCATCTGTGTATTCCAAGCAAGCCCGTACGCGTGCCGACGTCGGACGCGCCACCGTATTCGGCTTCTTTACAGTGCTGCTTTTGCTTGTCACCGTCGCGACCTTGTCTTATGGAGTCTTAACGCGTGAGGAACTCGCAGCTCTTCCTAATAACTCGATGGCTTATGTGTTGGAAGCCGTCGTCGGACCATGGGGAGCAGGGCTTGTCTCTATTGGTTTGTGTCTTAGCGTTCTCGGTGCGTATGTCTCATGGCAAATGCTCTGTGCAGAGCCGGTAGCCATGATGGCCTTCGACGGTCTGCTCCCCCGACAGCTAGGAAAAATTAACACTTCCGGTGCCCCCTGGGTCGCCCAGCTTATTTCTACAATAGTGATCCAAATATGGGTGATTGTCTTCTTTATCAACCAGACCACCTATGTTTCCATGGTTCAGCTAGCCACTGTGTTGTACCTTGTGCCTTATGTTTTCTCCGCGTTCTATCTCATTTTGCTAGCCACCCGCGGCAAAGGGATCTCGCATCCTGCTGCTGGCGCTCGTTTCGATGATTCCGGACCAGAGGTCAGCGGTAAAGAAAATCGCCGCCATCTCGCGGTGGCTCTCCTTGCCTTTGTGTACTCACTGTGGCTGTTCTACGCGGCAGATCTTAAATATGTGCTCTTCGGAGCTTTGGCGGTTCTTCCCGGCCTTATCCCCTATGTAGGAACCCGACTCTACAAAAAAGAACAGGTTTTCAATGCCTTCGAATGGATAGTGGTAGCGCTCATCGCATGCGCAGGATGTTACGGAATCTACGGCATTAGTACCGGGACTATGTCGTTATAA